In Amycolatopsis methanolica 239, a single genomic region encodes these proteins:
- the rpmJ gene encoding 50S ribosomal protein L36, which translates to MKVQPSVKKICDKCKVIRRHGRIMVICENLRHKQRQG; encoded by the coding sequence GTGAAGGTCCAGCCGAGCGTCAAGAAGATCTGCGACAAGTGCAAGGTGATCCGCCGCCACGGCCGGATCATGGTGATCTGCGAGAACCTGCGGCACAAGCAGCGGCAGGGCTGA